From Staphylococcus sp. M0911, a single genomic window includes:
- the pstA gene encoding phosphate ABC transporter permease PstA → MATTTNTSNSNSKTLIDQKQVDKNISSRMTKNKIFKGIFLACTLIGLIVLAALLVDTLIKGAGHLTPSFFTNFSSSTPSMAGIKGALVGTLWLMITIIPISIVLGVGTAIYLEEYARKNPFTNFVKVCISNLAGVPSVVFGLLGLTLFVRGMGVESLSLGKSIIAGALTMSLLILPVIIVAAQEAIRAVPNSVREASYGLGANKWQTIYKVVLPAALPGILTGFILALSRALGETAPLILIGIPTILLRLPSGIMDQFQALPIQIYNWAKMPQEEFQNVASAGIIVLLVILLLMNGLAIFFRNKFSKKF, encoded by the coding sequence ATGGCGACAACTACTAATACATCAAATAGCAATAGCAAAACATTAATCGATCAAAAGCAAGTCGATAAAAATATTTCGAGTCGTATGACCAAAAATAAAATTTTCAAAGGTATATTTTTAGCCTGTACATTAATTGGTTTAATCGTATTAGCAGCTTTATTAGTTGATACATTAATTAAAGGTGCTGGGCATTTAACACCATCATTCTTTACTAACTTTTCATCTTCCACACCATCAATGGCAGGGATTAAAGGTGCATTAGTTGGTACATTATGGTTAATGATTACTATTATTCCAATATCAATCGTATTAGGTGTAGGTACAGCAATTTATCTTGAAGAATATGCACGTAAAAATCCATTCACGAACTTTGTTAAGGTTTGTATATCAAACTTAGCAGGTGTACCTTCAGTTGTATTCGGTCTATTAGGACTTACATTATTCGTTCGTGGTATGGGCGTTGAATCATTATCACTTGGTAAATCAATCATTGCCGGCGCATTAACAATGTCTTTATTAATTTTACCAGTCATTATCGTGGCGGCACAGGAAGCGATTCGTGCTGTACCTAACTCAGTAAGAGAAGCTTCTTATGGTTTAGGTGCTAACAAATGGCAAACGATTTATAAAGTGGTATTACCTGCAGCTTTACCAGGTATTTTAACAGGCTTTATCTTAGCGCTATCTCGTGCATTAGGTGAAACAGCACCTTTAATCTTAATTGGTATTCCTACAATTCTATTACGTTTACCAAGCGGTATTATGGATCAGTTCCAAGCATTACCAATTCAAATATATAACTGGGCAAAAATGCCTCAAGAAGAATTCCAAAATGTCGCATCAGCAGGCATTATCGTATTATTAGTAATCTTATTATTAATGAATGGACTGGCTATTTTCTTCCGTAACAAATTCAGTAAGAAATTTTAA
- the pstB gene encoding phosphate ABC transporter ATP-binding protein PstB produces MANTKVEENKTLDQLKDNSNQGVSTIVTTQDKHDPISDSERKIVYSTQNLDLWYGDNHALQNINLDILENNVTAIIGPSGCGKSTYIKALNRMVELVPSVKTAGKILYRDQNIYDAKYSKEKLRTNVGMVFQQPNPFPKSIYDNITYGPKTHGIKNKKILDEIVEKSLRGAAIWDELKDRLHMNAYGLSGGQQQRVCIARCLAIEPDVILMDEPTSALDPISTLKIEELVQELKENYSIIMVTHNMQQAARVSDKTAFFLNGYINEYDDTDKIFSNPADKQTEDYISGRFG; encoded by the coding sequence ATGGCTAATACAAAAGTCGAAGAAAACAAAACATTAGATCAATTGAAAGACAACTCAAATCAAGGCGTATCTACTATAGTAACTACACAAGATAAACACGATCCGATTTCTGATAGTGAACGTAAAATCGTTTATTCTACACAAAATTTAGACTTATGGTATGGTGATAATCATGCGCTTCAAAATATCAATTTAGATATTCTTGAAAACAATGTAACTGCCATTATCGGACCATCAGGTTGCGGTAAATCAACTTACATTAAAGCTTTAAATCGTATGGTTGAACTAGTTCCATCAGTTAAAACTGCAGGTAAGATTTTATATCGTGATCAAAATATCTATGATGCAAAATATTCTAAAGAAAAATTAAGAACGAATGTAGGAATGGTATTCCAACAACCAAACCCATTCCCTAAATCTATATATGATAATATTACGTATGGACCAAAAACACACGGCATTAAAAATAAAAAGATTTTAGATGAAATTGTAGAAAAATCACTACGTGGCGCAGCTATTTGGGACGAATTAAAAGATAGATTGCATATGAATGCGTATGGATTATCTGGTGGACAACAACAACGTGTTTGTATCGCTAGATGTTTAGCAATTGAACCTGATGTTATTTTAATGGACGAACCAACATCAGCTTTAGACCCTATTTCTACATTGAAAATTGAAGAACTTGTTCAAGAATTAAAAGAAAACTATTCTATCATCATGGTTACACATAACATGCAACAAGCTGCTCGTGTTTCTGATAAAACAGCTTTCTTCTTGAACGGCTATATAAATGAATATGACGACACTGATAAAATTTTCTCAAATCCAGCTGATAAGCAAACTGAAGATTACATTTCAGGACGATTTGGTTAA
- the phoU gene encoding phosphate signaling complex protein PhoU, protein MAVIRQKYEGQLEDLIKDLRRLGLRVYFNIENALVSLSDDKRTFARETIEKDKEINRLDYEINEKVIMLITKQQPIATDLRMMMAALKISTDFERMGDNAANIAHIRLRVKITDHYVLTRLKTMGKLAMLMLEDLNTAVKNEDITLIKEIIERDQDIDDLYINIVNTTYLIDNDPFVAGQAHLAARNLERVGDHISNIAESVYYFLTGEHYEAGR, encoded by the coding sequence ATGGCAGTGATTAGACAAAAATACGAAGGCCAACTAGAAGACTTAATCAAAGATTTACGTCGTCTAGGTCTTCGTGTTTATTTTAATATTGAAAATGCATTAGTGTCGTTAAGTGATGATAAGAGAACTTTCGCAAGAGAGACAATTGAAAAAGATAAAGAAATTAATCGTTTAGACTATGAAATTAATGAAAAAGTCATCATGCTTATTACAAAGCAACAACCTATAGCGACAGACTTACGCATGATGATGGCAGCTTTAAAGATTTCTACTGACTTTGAACGTATGGGTGATAACGCCGCAAATATCGCTCATATTCGACTCAGAGTTAAAATAACTGACCATTATGTCTTAACAAGATTAAAGACTATGGGCAAATTAGCTATGCTAATGCTTGAAGATTTAAATACAGCTGTCAAAAATGAAGACATTACATTAATTAAAGAAATTATTGAACGAGATCAAGATATCGATGATTTATATATCAACATTGTCAATACGACATATTTAATTGATAACGATCCGTTTGTAGCAGGTCAAGCTCACTTAGCTGCTAGAAATCTAGAACGTGTCGGAGATCATATTAGTAATATTGCTGAAAGCGTGTACTATTTTCTCACAGGTGAACACTACGAAGCAGGTCGCTAA
- the pepF gene encoding oligoendopeptidase F translates to MTQGLPNRQDIPSTETWDLKDLFQNDEDFYQILDETLASSLSFNERYNGQLKEIDTIEHALKDYEALLIQIDRLGNYAELRLSVDTTNEDAQTLNAKLNTSYGKIASRLSFVESEILNLSNDTLQQLKSQTQYPHYIQQLIERKPYQLDPKVEQTLASLSPTLNHPYDLYGTTKMLDIAFESFKHNNIEYPMDYATFENEYEDHADPEFRQKSFKAFSDAIRRYQHTTAATYNMQIQQEKIEADLRGYDSVIDYLLQEQEVTRDMFDRQIDVIMSDLAPVMQKYAKLLQRVHGLEKMHFEDLKVSIDPSYEPEISIDESKSYIYGALDVLGDDYHSMIESAYQNRWIDFAQNKGKDTGAFCASPYFTHSYVFISWTGKMAETFVLAHELGHAGHFTLAQQNQNFLESEASMYFVEAPSTMNEMLMANYLFNHSEDPRFKRWVIGSILSRTYYHNMVTHLLEAAYQREVYQKVDHGESLTAPVLNDIMLNVYQQFFGNAVEMTDGTELTWMRQPHYYMGLYSYTYSAGLTIGTVMSQRIKTEGQPAVNDWLNTLKSGGSLSPVALAKQAGVDITTEAPLKDTIRYISELVDEAIALTDEIEANS, encoded by the coding sequence TTGACACAAGGTTTACCAAATAGACAAGATATACCTAGTACTGAAACATGGGATTTAAAGGATTTATTCCAAAATGATGAAGATTTTTACCAAATATTAGATGAGACGTTAGCCTCTTCATTATCTTTTAATGAGCGTTATAATGGTCAATTAAAAGAAATTGATACGATTGAACATGCGCTTAAAGATTATGAAGCACTTTTAATACAAATTGATCGATTAGGCAATTATGCTGAATTACGTTTAAGTGTAGACACAACTAATGAAGATGCACAGACATTAAATGCTAAATTAAATACGTCTTATGGTAAAATCGCAAGTCGATTATCCTTTGTCGAATCAGAAATATTAAATTTGAGTAATGACACGTTACAGCAACTGAAATCTCAAACACAATATCCACATTACATTCAACAATTAATTGAACGCAAACCGTATCAATTAGATCCTAAAGTTGAACAAACATTAGCAAGTCTATCCCCTACTTTAAATCATCCTTATGATTTATACGGTACTACTAAAATGTTAGATATTGCATTTGAATCATTTAAACATAACAACATAGAGTATCCAATGGATTATGCAACATTTGAAAATGAATACGAGGATCATGCTGATCCTGAATTTAGACAGAAAAGTTTTAAGGCATTTAGCGATGCGATTAGACGTTATCAACATACAACAGCTGCCACTTATAATATGCAAATACAACAAGAAAAAATTGAAGCGGATTTAAGAGGATATGACTCAGTGATTGATTATTTATTACAAGAACAAGAAGTGACACGTGATATGTTTGATAGACAAATTGATGTCATTATGAGTGATCTAGCACCTGTCATGCAAAAATATGCTAAATTACTGCAACGTGTACATGGATTGGAAAAAATGCATTTTGAAGATTTAAAGGTTTCAATCGATCCTAGTTATGAACCTGAAATTTCCATTGATGAATCTAAATCTTATATCTATGGTGCACTTGATGTACTTGGCGACGATTACCATTCTATGATTGAATCGGCATACCAAAATCGCTGGATAGATTTCGCTCAAAATAAAGGTAAAGATACTGGTGCGTTCTGTGCTAGTCCTTATTTCACACACTCTTATGTCTTTATTTCATGGACTGGAAAGATGGCTGAAACATTTGTCTTGGCACATGAATTAGGCCATGCAGGTCATTTCACTTTAGCACAACAAAATCAGAATTTCTTAGAATCTGAAGCTTCAATGTATTTTGTGGAAGCACCATCAACAATGAACGAGATGTTAATGGCAAATTATTTATTCAACCATAGCGAAGATCCACGATTCAAACGTTGGGTCATCGGTTCTATACTATCTCGTACGTATTATCATAATATGGTGACGCATTTGCTAGAAGCGGCTTATCAACGTGAAGTATATCAGAAAGTAGATCATGGAGAATCATTAACAGCGCCAGTGTTAAATGATATTATGCTTAATGTTTATCAACAATTCTTTGGTAATGCGGTTGAAATGACAGACGGTACGGAGTTAACTTGGATGAGACAACCGCATTATTATATGGGGCTATATTCGTATACTTATTCAGCGGGCTTAACAATTGGTACTGTCATGTCACAAAGAATAAAAACTGAAGGACAACCAGCTGTTAATGATTGGTTAAATACGTTGAAGTCAGGCGGTAGTTTATCACCAGTTGCATTAGCAAAACAAGCAGGTGTTGATATCACAACAGAAGCACCATTGAAAGACACAATACGATATATATCTGAATTGGTAGATGAAGCAATTGCGCTTACTGATGAAATTGAGGCTAATTCATAA
- the nikB gene encoding nickel ABC transporter permease, whose translation MNIIKIITSKCLQMIVVLFILSTITFILMKLSPGNPVDKILHLDTAQVSNAQIKATENKLGLNESLLAQWWHWIIQILHLDLGVSYQTNEPVSQEITTYAPPTLIITVGTLIMSVIISVPLGILAAINYHRPIDRIIRIFTSLSVSLPAFFIGILLLYIFDLKLNLLPPASDGQWISYILPILTMSVGMCAYLIRLIRSNLLDLYQSPIVQASRLRGMPEKYILLHDLLKPALLPTIPLIGLSVGSLIGGTVVIENLFEIPGLGAFLVDSIRSRDYPVIQGIVLFIGILVILINTCADVLSICLDPKQRLTQHSWLKSSQSYNDKEATHHEI comes from the coding sequence ATGAATATAATTAAAATAATCACTTCAAAGTGTCTTCAAATGATTGTAGTATTGTTTATCTTATCTACAATTACTTTTATTCTAATGAAATTATCTCCCGGTAATCCAGTAGACAAAATTTTACATTTAGACACTGCACAAGTTTCCAATGCTCAAATCAAAGCGACCGAAAATAAATTAGGACTAAATGAATCACTATTGGCGCAATGGTGGCATTGGATAATCCAAATATTGCATTTAGATTTAGGTGTAAGTTATCAAACTAACGAGCCAGTTAGCCAAGAGATTACAACCTATGCACCTCCTACACTAATCATTACTGTAGGAACATTAATCATGTCAGTCATCATTTCAGTGCCATTAGGTATACTTGCAGCAATTAATTATCATCGTCCAATTGATCGCATAATTAGAATTTTTACCTCTTTATCTGTTAGTTTGCCTGCATTTTTCATAGGTATACTACTATTATATATATTTGATTTAAAATTAAACTTACTTCCTCCAGCTAGTGATGGCCAATGGATATCATACATTCTACCTATCCTAACTATGAGTGTTGGTATGTGCGCCTATCTCATTAGATTAATTAGATCTAATCTACTAGATTTATATCAAAGTCCTATCGTCCAAGCTTCACGACTAAGAGGAATGCCAGAAAAGTATATTTTATTACATGACCTTCTCAAGCCAGCTTTACTGCCAACTATACCACTCATTGGTCTTTCTGTAGGTAGTTTAATAGGTGGCACAGTCGTTATTGAAAATTTATTTGAAATACCTGGTTTAGGCGCGTTTTTAGTTGATAGTATTCGCTCAAGAGATTACCCAGTCATACAAGGTATCGTCTTATTTATAGGTATATTAGTTATTTTGATTAATACATGTGCTGATGTATTAAGTATATGTTTAGATCCTAAACAACGATTAACACAACACTCATGGTTAAAATCGTCTCAATCATATAATGATAAGGAGGCGACACATCATGAAATTTAA
- the nikC gene encoding nickel transporter permease, whose translation MKFKINRSNWIFYVFFIYVFIIVMMQFFVHDDAALKVHLSQTFEPMSTQHLLGTDDYGRDLFTRLVVGARSTLFITVLTLVFTVIIGVPLGLLSGYKKGWIDMIIMRMIDIGLSIPEFVIMIALASFFRPSIWNLVIAITIIKWMNYTRVTRGIVNTEMHQSYIRMAQLFKVPTLTILFKHLLPKVLPSILVLIIVDFGKIVLYISSLSFLGLGAQPPSPEWGAMLQAGRDFITSHPIMIISPATVIAMTILIFNLTGDALRDRLLKGRGD comes from the coding sequence ATGAAATTTAAAATCAATCGTTCGAATTGGATATTTTATGTATTTTTCATATATGTTTTCATCATTGTTATGATGCAATTTTTTGTTCATGACGATGCTGCTTTAAAAGTGCATTTATCTCAAACATTTGAACCTATGAGTACACAACATTTATTAGGTACAGATGATTACGGTAGGGATTTATTCACTCGTCTCGTAGTAGGTGCACGTTCTACGTTATTTATCACGGTGCTTACTTTAGTATTTACTGTCATTATTGGTGTACCTCTAGGACTACTGTCCGGCTATAAAAAAGGCTGGATAGATATGATCATCATGCGTATGATTGATATCGGTTTAAGTATTCCAGAATTTGTCATCATGATTGCACTCGCAAGTTTCTTCCGTCCAAGTATTTGGAATCTAGTTATTGCTATCACCATAATTAAGTGGATGAATTACACACGGGTGACAAGAGGAATTGTGAATACAGAAATGCATCAATCGTATATTCGTATGGCACAACTTTTCAAAGTTCCTACATTAACGATTTTATTTAAGCATTTATTACCAAAAGTATTACCATCCATTCTTGTATTAATCATTGTGGATTTCGGCAAGATCGTTTTATACATTAGCTCTTTATCATTTTTAGGATTGGGGGCACAGCCGCCATCACCAGAATGGGGGGCAATGTTGCAAGCAGGTCGTGATTTTATAACCTCTCATCCGATTATGATCATTTCACCAGCGACTGTTATCGCTATGACAATATTAATCTTTAACTTAACAGGTGATGCACTACGTGATCGACTATTAAAAGGAAGAGGTGACTAA
- a CDS encoding ATP-binding cassette domain-containing protein: MNIIEIKGLTINDSNGQPLLNRVDLSIKKQQINAIIGESGAGKTVTMRFILNQLPKDFQIEYDYFLFNGHAMTHLNDKLGKDIGYISQNYTQSFNDHTKLGKQLISIYRTHYDVSKQIANTKVKEALTWVNLPSEEILTRYSFQLSGGQLERVYIASVLMLDPKLIIADEPVASLDMVNGLQIMDLLEHIVRDHHQTLLIVTHNMSHVLKYADQIDVIQNGQIVDRGNRSYFESKQSTPYTQRLFHFRSHIKRGYHD, from the coding sequence TTGAATATCATAGAAATTAAAGGACTCACCATCAACGATTCAAACGGTCAACCACTTTTAAATCGTGTTGATTTATCCATTAAGAAACAACAAATCAATGCAATCATTGGTGAAAGTGGGGCGGGTAAAACCGTAACTATGCGTTTTATATTGAATCAATTACCTAAAGATTTTCAAATCGAATATGACTATTTCTTGTTTAATGGGCATGCTATGACACATTTAAATGATAAGTTAGGAAAAGACATTGGCTATATTTCTCAAAACTATACACAAAGTTTTAATGACCATACCAAGTTAGGTAAACAACTCATATCAATTTATCGTACACATTATGATGTATCTAAACAGATTGCTAATACTAAAGTAAAAGAAGCACTCACATGGGTCAATTTACCAAGTGAAGAGATATTAACACGCTATAGTTTTCAATTATCAGGTGGCCAACTAGAACGCGTTTATATTGCGAGTGTACTTATGCTTGATCCTAAGCTTATCATTGCAGATGAACCAGTAGCATCATTAGATATGGTAAATGGCTTACAAATAATGGATTTACTAGAACATATTGTTAGAGACCATCATCAAACTTTATTAATCGTTACACATAATATGAGTCATGTTCTTAAATATGCAGATCAAATTGATGTTATTCAAAATGGACAAATTGTTGATAGAGGTAATCGTTCTTATTTTGAAAGTAAACAATCGACACCGTACACTCAACGGTTATTTCATTTTAGAAGTCATATAAAGAGGGGATATCATGATTAA
- a CDS encoding ATP-binding cassette domain-containing protein codes for MIKLDNISFHYHKQQSVLNHINLTIDDNEIVGILGESGSGKSTLSSLLLHELKPTTGSIHVDTHDILPVFQHASESFNPKLTIQQSLAEPLLYYKKQSTQYQHIDQIIQDTTSSFNLPLSLLSKYPYELSGGQLQRFNLLRTLLVKPKVLICDEITSNLDVIAEQHMLDILTENYRKHPYTLIIISHDLSVIQRICHCIIVLKDGAIVDDFNTDQLFSHQRHPYTKQLVALYESN; via the coding sequence ATGATTAAATTAGACAATATCTCATTCCATTATCATAAACAACAATCCGTATTAAACCATATCAATTTAACAATCGATGATAATGAAATAGTTGGTATTTTAGGTGAAAGTGGATCAGGTAAAAGTACACTTAGTTCACTTTTATTACATGAATTAAAACCAACAACTGGTTCCATTCATGTCGATACACATGATATTTTACCCGTATTCCAACATGCGTCTGAAAGTTTCAATCCTAAGTTAACCATTCAACAATCATTAGCAGAGCCGCTCTTGTATTACAAAAAACAATCTACTCAATATCAACATATTGACCAAATCATTCAAGATACGACGTCATCATTTAACTTGCCATTATCATTACTTAGCAAGTATCCATATGAATTAAGTGGGGGGCAATTGCAAAGATTTAATTTGCTAAGAACATTATTAGTTAAACCAAAAGTATTAATATGTGATGAAATTACTTCAAACCTAGACGTTATCGCAGAACAACATATGTTAGATATCCTAACTGAAAACTATCGTAAACACCCATATACCTTAATCATAATTTCACATGATCTATCTGTAATACAACGTATTTGTCACTGTATAATTGTATTAAAAGATGGGGCGATCGTTGATGATTTTAATACCGATCAACTCTTCAGTCATCAAAGGCATCCCTATACCAAACAACTTGTAGCTTTATATGAATCAAATTAA
- a CDS encoding ABC transporter substrate-binding protein, with the protein MKNTYILLIILLISIALTACSQTSDQSNQNSKDTVSIKNTYEFKDKNNTHSRGVKKSETVKVPKNPERVAVLDYGALDIMQQMGLQSHVKAVAKGQGNAFLPHALNEFKSDQYINLGNPGRPKYDNLAKSKPDLILASFRQAHTKTLDEMKKAAPDAQILFVSPNNDSYISSIETTTQHLGKIFDKKDKANTLNRELKEKVNETKRMINKDKVLLLVVDDKGMKAFGQTGRFGGFLNKDIGIQHADNNMKANSAGNQISYEYLNKINPDKLFVINRTKDGNDQHLPKELNNKVIKNIKAIKNHNVYQFESNAWYFGEGGHQLTIDQLEHIQDAFENKK; encoded by the coding sequence ATGAAAAATACATATATACTACTTATCATTTTACTCATTAGTATTGCGCTAACTGCATGTAGTCAAACGTCAGATCAATCTAATCAAAATTCAAAGGACACTGTAAGTATCAAAAATACTTATGAGTTTAAAGATAAAAATAATACCCACTCACGTGGTGTAAAGAAATCAGAAACTGTTAAGGTCCCAAAAAATCCTGAACGAGTGGCTGTCTTAGATTATGGTGCATTAGACATTATGCAACAAATGGGATTACAAAGTCATGTAAAAGCAGTTGCTAAAGGTCAAGGGAATGCATTTCTCCCCCACGCTTTAAATGAATTTAAAAGTGATCAATATATTAATTTAGGCAATCCAGGACGTCCTAAATACGATAATTTAGCAAAATCTAAACCAGATTTAATCTTAGCCTCTTTTAGGCAAGCTCATACAAAAACACTCGATGAAATGAAAAAAGCTGCGCCCGATGCTCAAATTTTATTTGTCAGTCCTAATAATGATAGTTACATTTCTTCTATAGAGACAACAACCCAACATTTAGGTAAAATCTTCGATAAAAAAGATAAAGCCAACACACTTAATCGAGAATTAAAAGAAAAAGTAAATGAGACAAAACGTATGATTAATAAGGACAAAGTATTGCTACTAGTTGTAGATGATAAAGGTATGAAAGCCTTTGGACAAACTGGTCGATTTGGTGGTTTCTTGAATAAAGATATAGGTATACAACATGCGGACAATAACATGAAAGCCAATTCTGCAGGAAATCAAATCAGTTATGAGTATTTAAATAAAATCAATCCAGACAAACTATTTGTGATTAATCGAACAAAAGATGGCAATGATCAGCATTTACCTAAAGAACTAAATAATAAGGTCATTAAAAATATAAAAGCAATCAAAAATCATAACGTATATCAATTTGAATCTAATGCTTGGTATTTTGGTGAAGGTGGTCATCAACTTACAATAGATCAACTTGAACATATTCAAGACGCCTTTGAAAATAAAAAATAA
- a CDS encoding HAD-IIB family hydrolase, whose protein sequence is MNFVFDIDGTISFDGYHVDQRIEERIFKLQQLGHQVIFASARPIRDLLPVIPEFKDFTLIGGNGSIISQNGQIEVIKSITQDDLQLIKDIIHAYQLKYILDDKYNYSTNLDATYELFQRIDPNHTAKILDMDDIVEPIKAIILDIRQDDFEEIATILAEKSHSLELIQHLNESYIDITAQGIDKHTTIQKILGATTDYIAFGNDHNDIQMLEHASRGYFVTNLHMDHTTFINNPQITLVDDTNEAICNELDKWLNKKQ, encoded by the coding sequence ATGAATTTTGTTTTTGATATTGACGGTACCATTTCATTTGATGGTTACCACGTTGATCAACGTATTGAAGAACGCATTTTTAAATTACAGCAACTCGGACATCAAGTCATATTTGCATCTGCACGTCCAATTAGAGATTTGCTACCAGTTATACCAGAATTTAAAGATTTTACACTTATTGGTGGTAATGGCTCAATCATTTCTCAAAATGGACAGATTGAAGTGATTAAATCTATTACACAGGATGATTTGCAATTAATTAAAGATATTATTCATGCATATCAATTAAAGTATATATTAGATGATAAATATAATTATTCAACTAACTTAGATGCAACGTATGAATTATTTCAACGCATTGATCCTAACCATACAGCAAAGATTTTGGATATGGATGACATTGTCGAACCCATTAAAGCTATCATATTAGATATTCGTCAAGATGATTTTGAAGAAATTGCTACTATATTAGCTGAAAAATCTCATTCCCTGGAGCTAATACAACATTTAAATGAAAGTTATATTGATATTACAGCTCAAGGTATTGATAAACATACTACAATTCAAAAAATCCTTGGAGCTACAACCGATTATATCGCATTTGGAAATGATCACAACGATATTCAAATGCTAGAACATGCATCTCGTGGCTATTTTGTAACGAATTTACATATGGATCATACGACGTTTATTAATAATCCGCAAATTACTTTAGTCGACGACACTAATGAAGCAATATGTAACGAATTGGATAAATGGTTAAATAAAAAGCAATAA
- a CDS encoding aminoacyltransferase, which yields MKFTELTVKEFENFVQNPSLESHYFQVKENIATRETDGFQVVLLGIKDENNKVIAASLFSKIPTMGSYVYYSNRGPVMDYSDLGLVDFYLRELDKYLHQHQCLYVKMDPYWIYQIYDKDIKPLDNHEKNDALVNLFKSHGYEHHGFTTSYDSFSQVRWMGVLNLEGKTPASLKKEFDSQRKRNINKAINYGVKVRFLSRDEFDLFLELYRETEERTGFASKTDQYFYNFIDHFGDKVLVPLAYIDLDEYIESLQHSLNDKENRRDQMMAKENKSDKQLKKISELDKQIEHDKKEMLQASEIRQTDGPVLNLASGVYFANAYEVNYFSGGSSEKFNQYMGPYMMHWFMINYCFDNGYDRYNFYGLSGDFTENSEDYGVYRFKRGFNVQIEELIGDFYKPINKVKYWLFTTLDRIRRKVKK from the coding sequence ATGAAATTTACAGAGTTGACAGTTAAAGAATTTGAGAACTTTGTACAAAATCCATCATTAGAAAGTCATTATTTTCAGGTAAAAGAAAATATAGCTACTCGTGAAACGGATGGTTTTCAGGTTGTATTATTAGGTATTAAAGATGAAAACAATAAGGTCATTGCAGCAAGTCTATTTTCAAAAATTCCAACTATGGGTAGTTATGTGTATTACTCAAATCGTGGTCCAGTCATGGATTACTCTGACTTAGGGTTAGTTGATTTTTATTTGAGAGAATTAGATAAATATTTACATCAACATCAATGTTTATATGTCAAAATGGATCCATATTGGATTTATCAAATTTATGATAAAGATATTAAACCACTTGATAATCATGAGAAAAACGATGCACTTGTTAATTTATTTAAATCTCACGGTTATGAACATCATGGTTTCACAACATCTTATGATAGCTTCAGTCAAGTAAGATGGATGGGTGTTTTAAACTTAGAGGGCAAAACACCTGCTTCATTGAAGAAAGAATTCGATAGTCAACGTAAAAGAAATATTAATAAAGCGATAAACTACGGAGTGAAAGTGAGATTTCTAAGTAGGGATGAATTTGATCTTTTCTTAGAACTATATCGTGAAACTGAAGAAAGAACAGGATTTGCTTCAAAAACCGATCAATATTTCTATAATTTCATTGATCATTTCGGTGATAAGGTCTTAGTACCTTTAGCATATATTGATTTAGATGAATACATTGAGTCATTACAGCATTCATTAAATGATAAAGAAAACCGTCGTGATCAAATGATGGCTAAAGAAAACAAAAGTGATAAGCAATTGAAGAAAATAAGTGAATTAGACAAGCAAATTGAGCATGATAAAAAAGAAATGCTACAAGCTAGTGAAATCCGTCAAACTGATGGCCCAGTATTGAATCTTGCTTCTGGTGTTTACTTTGCAAATGCTTATGAAGTCAACTACTTCTCAGGTGGTTCATCAGAAAAATTCAATCAATACATGGGACCATACATGATGCATTGGTTCATGATTAATTATTGCTTCGATAATGGTTATGATCGTTACAATTTCTATGGATTATCTGGTGATTTTACTGAAAATAGTGAGGACTATGGTGTTTATCGCTTTAAACGTGGATTTAATGTTCAAATTGAAGAGTTAATAGGAGATTTTTATAAGCCAATTAACAAAGTTAAATATTGGTTATTCACTACATTAGACCGTATTCGTAGAAAAGTTAAAAAGTAA